In Hippoglossus hippoglossus isolate fHipHip1 chromosome 19, fHipHip1.pri, whole genome shotgun sequence, the DNA window CTGTGCACATTGTGTGAGTTCGAGAGAgagcgtgtgtatgtgtgtgtgtgtgtgtttgctttccaTGCCCAATTTCCAGCAATAAGGAGAGCGATGCATGCAGTAGCCCAGTGCTGCGTGTGGACCACAAGGTGGAGAACTGGAGGCTGGAATTAACCAGTGACTCTCCagcacggaggaggaggaggaggagggatctTCTCATGCAGCTCGTGTCACTGCAGCGACAGCGTCTGAAGGTGTCGGATGAAAAACTGCAGCACACGATAGAGAACtgatgaaaataacaattaagATGTTGATATTTTTTACGATTTTAGTACAAatgacattattattgttatcaatTATACTATTATCACAAAGCTGTTTATATTTCTtgatttcaaaacatttaaaattgaaGATATATCGTAGGACATCTGGAATTTTCAGCGGTGGAAAGTTCCCCTGATCTTTTGCTGAAGTGAAAGTGGTAATAACACGGTGCAGAAATCCTATTTTCCTAATTTATTCCTAATTTAAGTACAAACGGATCAACATGAGGTTATTTTTATGTGTAAAAGAACTCAATGTGCAGATCAACCCCTCATTATATTATTGGCTTGTAATTATTACTTTCAACACTAGGCTGTTGCTTTTTAATGTGGAAATTTACCAGTCATAAAATATAGTGCagtaaaaaaagtgaaatactTTCCTCCGCTGTCTCGAACCTTAACGACCAGATATGTTTGTCATTGACAAACTTTTGCAGCAGTAGTGGACAGAAGCAAATTGATGCCACTGACTTCAGCCCTTTATAGTGGCTGCAGGTTCGATTTCCGGCTTGTGGCCCTTTGCTGTGcgtcatccctccctctctctctccctttcatgCTTCAGCTATCAAATTAAGATATTTTAACAATCATTCTAAGTCAGCATGTgttccttcttcttcctgctggaGTTTGAGTTTCTGCTTGAGTTTTGTTTCTGGCCCCTTCAAAGATTCACTTCCTTGACTGCAGGACAGGATTGGCTGATATTTATTTGAATCCGTTCCTTCCCCTGTTGATGCAGCGTTTCCTGTGTGAGTGGCTGCCACTCAACCTCAGAGCAGAATTATCCACCCACTGGGGAACAGTCGGCAAAGAGGTGGCGTCCCTGATAGATGTTTATCTGCAGGTGAAAGCCGAGGTCACGGTGGCCACCCGACTGGAATCAGCATTCTGAGTGCGCAgggtgagctgctgctgtcgtcGTTACGGAACCTGAGTGAGTTTAACACCGAAGCCGCTGAGGTACTTGACggacagatttaaaaaatcacaataaatcaaCAGTGTCACGATCTCGTGTCCGACCGGAGCCTGAATAACATCACGACTGATCTGCTGCGGATAGATGGTAGaaaaaaacaggttttaatAGGATTACATAGTGAAGCAGAGGAAAGCAACACAGCAGTTTGTTACGAAGCAGCATCTGGTTACTTTTGCCTGTCTGGTTACTTGACATCAAAGTGACCTTCCTAATCAGAGCTTTTGTTCTCCGACAAGAACCATGATCCACCTCAGACAGATGCACGATtatcagaggaagtgaaaacgCAAACCAGATATTTAAACATCACTGACACTGGCATCGTCTTATACAcaatattgttttaatattttatataaccTGCTTAATGATACTATATAACAACTaaatcagaaacacatttgGTCTGATCCTTCCCACACTTGTGTCCATAAAGTATTCATAAAGTATTTGAGGATATAAAATAGTATTTACTAAAGTCCAAGACAATAAACATTACAGATAAATTAAATTACGTATGTGTGAGGTGGTTTGATGAACTGGTTTTTGAGTTGCTTGACTTTTtgataattattaaataaatgtatttccaCTGCCAcagatgtaaaagaaaatgttccatgtgttttatataaaatttaCGCATAAGGGACATGTCTGTCTCCACTGTGAAGTCTGGTTATTTTAGTATCAGCAGAGACCAGAAATCTGATCAAAGTCATGAGGGTATAACGCAGACCTTTTTaaataagacacacacacacacacacacacacacacacacacacacacacacacacacacacacacacacacacacacacacacacacacacacacacacacacacactctctcacactctcaaaGGACATATTCACAtctgagagtctgaaccagGTCTTTTCAGTTGTTTCcatctgatctgttagttttggtttctcattgtaatttagggactaaagaattttgtctgacacacgtacgtcctgtcgtcatcgcctacgtgggcggagtctacctgtactCGAccctgattggtttgtagacggcgtctgaaGTTGCCATTTcacagttggggggggggagtagtttttctgtttatttagttGCCAaggtaacatcatgatggtattacTACCAGAGCCAAATGATTGTTCAAACATAATATGTGAATGAACGTTTGTCCAATGGTCTGGACCATGGTCtgagggttaggggttagaGTTAAAGCTTCTCTTTTTCACACTTAATTAAGAATATAAAAACTGTTCATATAAAACGATCTCAGCGCAGCTTTGTCTCTTCTCTTGATTGTTGGCTGGAATAATCAAATCCCAACACAAAGGTCCATTTACTAAGTGTTCTTGGGGTTTTTATTGTATCACATGATCTTCTGCAGCAATTGTCATGAAatcagacacattcaaatattcaattTTCTTACCTAATATCTCTATTCTATGTATGAAATCCTCGTCTTCTACAGACTTGAAGGGCAGCTGTCACTAGTTACGCTGTTCGTTCAGATTCTGTGACCTGCAGTTGAGCAACAACCATTTCAGGTGACATTGACATGAGTGAGCTCCGTCTTTCAAGACTAAAAGCTGAGTCAAACTAATTttatgctaaaaaaaaacacagacgcTAGAACATTTATTCTTCTTAATGAGTAGTGTTCTGAATATTtctttaaagaaacacaaaatatgatGCCTCTGCTTTATACTTCATTAGTTGTGAGGTCATTTGGCAAAGTCAGAGTGTCGTGGTGTTTAGTCTCTGCTTGAGAAGGCGAAGTGGTTGGTTCAGGGCGGCTGTCGCTCACAAGTTCCACCGTCACTGTCGGAGGTTTCAACTGTTTTTCCTGCGGGTTTTTCCGTGGTGACCTTGGAGACGGCCTTGGGGAAGCTCTGGGTGAATGTCGCGGTGAATGCCGAGGAGAGGGACGCAGCTGCTTCTTAAGTTCGTACTCTTCAGCGCTGACCTCAGGCACCAGCACCTTAGCAGTGTGATTGAACAGGATGTAATCCACTCTGTAGAACCTCCTACTGACCCTGATCATCTCCTGGAAGAGATGACCCCAGAGGATTTCAGGTGGCGTGTACGAGGTGCGGCTCTGGTGCAGCATACCCGTGGAGTCGTCTGTGTAGGTAAAAGAAACCACCAGCTCAAAGTCAGCTTTACGCAGATCGACCAAGCTCATCTTGTACAGCGGGCTGCCGGGTGCGATCTTGTGGAAGATGGTGGTGGGCGTGACCAGGACAATGGCGCTCTGCTGGATGACCAGGTCTTCGTAGGTCACGTCCACTTTCCCTGTGGCGTGCACCGTGGCGCGGACTATCTGCGCACAAGCCGTCCCCTCCACCAGGTGGTTCCTGCGGAAGTCCCCGACTCTCCAGGAAAGACACAGGTAACCGTTGTGAAGGTTGATGACTGCGCGGTTGCTGAAGCCCACCGTCTGTGCTCTCTTTCTGGCCGACGCCATTTTGGCAACGACAATTCCGATGATAAAGGTGTCGATGAAGCAGCTGATGACATCTTGTATAGTGACGATTATAATGGCAATCATGCAATTATCGGACATTCCCCTGAAGCCGTAGCCGATGGTGGTTTGAGTTTCGAGCGAGAAGAGGAACGCAGCTGTGAAGCTACGCACTTCGTACACACACGGCTGATTTCCTAAATCTCTGATGTCTCCGTGAGCGAGAGCAATGACCCAGTAGATGATGCCAAAGAAGAGCCAGGACAGGATGTAAGAGAGAGCAAAGATCAGAAACATCACCCTCCATCTGATCTCAATCAAGGTGGTGAAGATGTCTGTCACGAACAGCATCCACTCCTCGGGCACATGGCGGAACACAACGTTACAGTGTCCCTCTTTACGTACGTAGCGGTATTTCTTATGTTGAGGTCC includes these proteins:
- the kcnj16 gene encoding inward rectifier potassium channel 16, which translates into the protein MQKYISVSPNDDVGAKTKNGPQHKKYRYVRKEGHCNVVFRHVPEEWMLFVTDIFTTLIEIRWRVMFLIFALSYILSWLFFGIIYWVIALAHGDIRDLGNQPCVYEVRSFTAAFLFSLETQTTIGYGFRGMSDNCMIAIIIVTIQDVISCFIDTFIIGIVVAKMASARKRAQTVGFSNRAVINLHNGYLCLSWRVGDFRRNHLVEGTACAQIVRATVHATGKVDVTYEDLVIQQSAIVLVTPTTIFHKIAPGSPLYKMSLVDLRKADFELVVSFTYTDDSTGMLHQSRTSYTPPEILWGHLFQEMIRVSRRFYRVDYILFNHTAKVLVPEVSAEEYELKKQLRPSPRHSPRHSPRASPRPSPRSPRKNPQEKQLKPPTVTVELVSDSRPEPTTSPSQAETKHHDTLTLPNDLTTNEV